The sequence below is a genomic window from Haloferax mediterranei ATCC 33500.
AGCCGACTACCGACCGAATCCGGGTCGCCACCGGAGCAAGACGACGGTCACGAGGAACACGAGCGTCGAGAGGTCGTACGAGAGCGTCGTCACGGTCGCCGCGATGGCGGTCCCGCTCCCGAAAACGCTCGTGACGAGTGAGGCGAGGAGTGGCCACGAACACGAGACACACGAGAACAGACCGACGATTCCCGAGACGGCAGCACCCGCTGCCTCGACGACCGTGTCGTAGACGAGGAACGCGAGCGCGGCGTAGCCGACGACGCGCGCCGGCATGAGGATGAGGTTGAACAGGTCGCCGCCGTAGATGAGTGCCGGTCCCCATCCCGGCGGGAGGAACGAGACGCGAACGCCGTTGCTGCCGCCGGGAACCGGACCGGTGACGAGACCACCGGCGACGGCCAAGAGCACGAAGTAGCCGATGGCGATGGCGGCCGCCTTGCGCTTGGTCGCTGTCGATGCGGGTGCGACATCGATGTCGAACAGCACCCAGAGACCGACGGCAACCCACAGGACGCCGTACAGTGCGTATCGCGGTGCGCCGACGGTCGCCTCGGTGGCAAGCAGGTAGACGAACGTCAGAATCAGCGTCGTGTTCACGGCGAACGCGGCTTTGAGCAGACTCGCTCGCGTCGGGCGCGGAAGTGCGGATGCAGTGGCCATGATGTGTTCGAACTGTTGTTTGTAGACGGTGGTCTCAGAGCGCGAGAGTGTCGACAACGATGGCGAGGAGTAACATTCCGAGGTACGCGTTGGAGGCGTGGAACGCTCGGAACGCCGCCGTGTCGTTTCGTTCGTAGTGCAGGCGCACGACGAAGTAGAGGAACGCGCCGCCGAAGACGATGCTCGTCACGAGATAGACGACGCCGAGTGCGTCCATCACGGCGAGTCCGGCGGCGGCGATGAGCGTCGCGCCGAGCCACCAGAGGATGTGCTTTCGCGTCTCAGTTTCACCGCGGACGACCGGCATCATCGGGAAGCCGCCGCGGGCGTAGTCGTCCTTGTAGGCCAGCGCGAGGTTGTAGAAGTGCGCGGGCGTCCACAGGAAGATGACGACAGCGAGGACGATTCCACCCATACCGACTTCACCGGTGACGGCAACCCAGCCGATGAGTGCCGGAAGCGCACCTGCCGCGCCGCCGATAACCGTGTTCTGTACCGTGTTCGGCTTCAGGATGAGCGTGTAGACCACGCTGTAGAACGCGATTGCGACGAGACCGAGAACGGCTGCCAGCCAGTTCACGGACGCGAAGAGCGCAACCGAGGTGGCGGCGAGGGCGACCCCGAACGCGATGGCGTTGCGGACGGGGACGAGGTCGACCGCGAGCGGTCGGTCACTGGTGCGTTGCATCCGGCGGTCCACGTCGCGTTCGAGGACGTGGTTGAACGTGCCGGAGGCACCGATAGAGAGAACGCCGCCGCCGAGCGTGGCCACGATAACCTGTGGCGTCAGTCCCGGAGAGACGGTTCCCGCGAGCGTCATCGCCGCCGAGGCGACGAGACAAAGGAGCCACATCAGGCGGGGTTTCATCAACCGGAAGTACGCCCCTGCGGTCGCTTTTGCCCGTTCGACGGGGTCGGTCGGAATCGGCGGTCGTTCACCGTCGTCGGCCGGTTGCTCGTCCATCTCGGGGACCCCGACAGGCTCGTCGTCGGGGTCGCCGGTCACTTCTTCGAGCGTCCACGCGAGAGCGACGACGAGTCCACCGAAGATTGCCATCCCAATGAGGAGGTGGACCGTCGAGAGTGTCGCTCCGGTGCTGGTGGTTGCGACGACCGCACCCATTCCCGCTTGTACCGGATAGAGTGCAGCCGATGCGGTCACCGTTGCTCTGACCCGCCTAGACGTATTGCTTCGCCACGCGGAAACGAGCGTTGCGAGCGTGAGTAATCCGACGAGCACTGCCGCAGTACGGTGGCCGAATGCGACCCACCCGTCCATCGTCGTGGGGAGTGAGAACCCGTCACCGCACGCGGGCCACGCGGCACACGCGGCAGTCGCGTCAGTAAGCGCCGTCGTCGCGCCGACGATGAGCAGGAGATAAACGCCCATCGCCGTCGCGGCAAGCAGGCCATGAAATGTGTTCGAATCGCGCGTCGTGGCCACGAAATTCACCTACGCCCGAATTCGGTCGTCCCGTATTTAGGAGCCCCGCTTTTGGCCCCTCCACACCCGCGAGACTACCCATAGTATGCAGGGGTTGCCTACAAAAACGGCGGGCCAAGAGTCGGTACGCATTTATGCGGTTGTTCCTAATTCTCGCTCAGCATGAGAAAGACGCGTTTCGCGCTCGCGTCCCTGCTCTCGGCGGTCGTGATGGCACTCGTTGCCACCCCCGCCGCTGCGCAGGCGTCTGCCTCGTCGGAGCTTATCAATCAGCTGAACGGGAAGCTGCTGTACGTTGCAATCCCGATTACCGTGTTGGTGGAGGTCATCCTCCTCTACACGGTCATCAAGTTCCGTAAGAGCGAGCGCGCACTGCCGACCAAGGAGAACCGCCGACTCGAAATTACGTGGACCATCGCAACCGCGATTATCCTCCTGTTCGTCGGCGTCGCCTCCTACGGCGTGCTGGCTAACGAGAACATCACCCACCAGGGCAACGACATTGCCATGGACGAGGAGCCGGTCGTCGTCCACGCAGAAGCCTTCCAGTGGGGCTGGAACATGTACTACCCCGAAGAGGGCAACTTTACTACGGGTGACAAAATTGTCATTCCGGCCAACAGACCGGTCTACTTCAAGGTGACTTCAACGGACGTGATACATGGATTCCACGTCCCTGAACTCGGCCTCAAGCAGGACGCGATGCCCACGTCGACGAACACCATCAAGACCGTCGCGTACGAGGAAGGGACCTACCAGGGTTACTGTACCGAGTACTGCGGTGTCGCACACTCCCAGATGTACTTCACCGTCGAAGTGAAGTCGCCGGGTGACTACCAGACGTGGCTGCAAGAGCAGAAGTCGTCGAACAGCGGTTCTTCGGAGTCGACTTCGAACAACTCCACGACGACCAACGAAACCACGAGTAACGCTACTGCGGCCAACGCGACCGCGACCAACTCCACGCAGTAACACACTCGTTCCTCTCTTCGGACCTCATCTTCGGGAGTGGCAACGCCCGTCGCGTTTTGACACTCCAGTAAAATCGACTCGTTGACCGCAGCGTCAGCAGCGTCGTTCGACGATACGGTCGATGATACGCCCCGACGAGAGCAGTTCATCGTCGTACTCGGGTTCCCGCGGCGTCGCACGGGTGACTTCGCAGTCGATTTCGCGGGCTTCGAGAGCGGCCCTGATACCCTCTTCGTCGTGGTGCTGGTCGTATCCGAGGACGATAACGTCGGGGGCAATCCGTTCGATGGGGACGAAGATGTCGTCGGGGTGGCCGAGGTGTGCTTCGTCGACCACGTCGAGTGCGGCGACCATGTCGCACCGCTGGCGGTCGTCGAGTATCGGTTTCGGCTTGTGTGTCACGTTCTCGCCGCGCGCGATGATAACGTGGAGTTCGTCTCCCATCGCCGCCGCGTCCGACAGGTAATGGACGTGCCCGGGGTGGAGAATATCGAAGGTCCCCTGCGCGATGACTCGTCTCATTTGTCTCCCCTCATTGGTCTAACTCCGAGTCGATGTCTTCCTGTGTGAAGTCGAAGAACGATTCGGGGTCCGGAAGGTCGACATCGAGAACCGGGAGGTCTCGTACCTCGCCGGACTGGTCAAACGCTTTCCAGT
It includes:
- a CDS encoding DUF7546 family protein codes for the protein MATASALPRPTRASLLKAAFAVNTTLILTFVYLLATEATVGAPRYALYGVLWVAVGLWVLFDIDVAPASTATKRKAAAIAIGYFVLLAVAGGLVTGPVPGGSNGVRVSFLPPGWGPALIYGGDLFNLILMPARVVGYAALAFLVYDTVVEAAGAAVSGIVGLFSCVSCSWPLLASLVTSVFGSGTAIAATVTTLSYDLSTLVFLVTVVLLRWRPGFGR
- a CDS encoding heme o synthase produces the protein MATTRDSNTFHGLLAATAMGVYLLLIVGATTALTDATAACAAWPACGDGFSLPTTMDGWVAFGHRTAAVLVGLLTLATLVSAWRSNTSRRVRATVTASAALYPVQAGMGAVVATTSTGATLSTVHLLIGMAIFGGLVVALAWTLEEVTGDPDDEPVGVPEMDEQPADDGERPPIPTDPVERAKATAGAYFRLMKPRLMWLLCLVASAAMTLAGTVSPGLTPQVIVATLGGGVLSIGASGTFNHVLERDVDRRMQRTSDRPLAVDLVPVRNAIAFGVALAATSVALFASVNWLAAVLGLVAIAFYSVVYTLILKPNTVQNTVIGGAAGALPALIGWVAVTGEVGMGGIVLAVVIFLWTPAHFYNLALAYKDDYARGGFPMMPVVRGETETRKHILWWLGATLIAAAGLAVMDALGVVYLVTSIVFGGAFLYFVVRLHYERNDTAAFRAFHASNAYLGMLLLAIVVDTLAL
- the coxB gene encoding cytochrome c oxidase subunit II, giving the protein MRKTRFALASLLSAVVMALVATPAAAQASASSELINQLNGKLLYVAIPITVLVEVILLYTVIKFRKSERALPTKENRRLEITWTIATAIILLFVGVASYGVLANENITHQGNDIAMDEEPVVVHAEAFQWGWNMYYPEEGNFTTGDKIVIPANRPVYFKVTSTDVIHGFHVPELGLKQDAMPTSTNTIKTVAYEEGTYQGYCTEYCGVAHSQMYFTVEVKSPGDYQTWLQEQKSSNSGSSESTSNNSTTTNETTSNATAANATATNSTQ
- a CDS encoding adenylyltransferase/cytidyltransferase family protein; the protein is MRRVIAQGTFDILHPGHVHYLSDAAAMGDELHVIIARGENVTHKPKPILDDRQRCDMVAALDVVDEAHLGHPDDIFVPIERIAPDVIVLGYDQHHDEEGIRAALEAREIDCEVTRATPREPEYDDELLSSGRIIDRIVERRC